From Rhodococcus sp. B7740, one genomic window encodes:
- a CDS encoding gluconeogenesis factor YvcK family protein: MSEVDTEVPVSGPRIVALGGGHGLYATLSAARLLGHDVTAIVTVADDGGSSGRLRAELGVIPPGDLRMALAALARSDERTQLWTDVLQHRFGGTGALAGHSVGNLILAGLTEVLGDPIAALDEMVRMLGIDGRVLPMSPIALDIEADVSGLEDDPRVSRVIRGQVAVATTPGKVRRVRLLPPEPPASADALAAIEKADLVVLGPGSWFSSVIPHVLVPDQLTALARTSAPKVLVLNLAPELGETTGFSAERHVHVLSQHAPDLGIDYVLVDSASVPEGSNREHVARAAARLGAEVVYVDVAENGTHAHHYGKLAAALGSIVSPTGGTAPTAARREGITSWP; this comes from the coding sequence ATGAGCGAGGTCGACACCGAAGTACCGGTATCGGGCCCCAGGATCGTCGCACTCGGAGGCGGTCACGGCCTGTACGCAACGCTGTCGGCGGCCCGGTTGCTCGGTCACGACGTCACCGCCATCGTCACGGTCGCCGACGACGGGGGATCCTCGGGACGTCTGCGGGCCGAGCTCGGCGTCATTCCGCCCGGGGATCTGCGCATGGCGCTGGCCGCGCTGGCACGCTCGGACGAGCGAACACAGCTGTGGACCGACGTCCTCCAGCACCGCTTCGGTGGCACGGGCGCGCTGGCCGGGCACTCGGTGGGCAACCTCATCCTCGCCGGCCTCACCGAGGTACTGGGCGACCCGATCGCCGCACTGGACGAGATGGTGCGGATGCTCGGAATCGACGGACGAGTGCTTCCGATGTCGCCGATCGCACTCGACATCGAGGCCGACGTCTCCGGTCTCGAGGACGATCCGCGCGTGAGCCGCGTCATTCGCGGACAGGTGGCGGTGGCGACGACTCCCGGCAAGGTTCGCCGCGTTCGGCTGCTTCCCCCCGAACCGCCGGCGTCCGCGGATGCACTCGCTGCGATCGAGAAGGCTGACCTCGTGGTGCTCGGACCGGGATCGTGGTTCTCCAGCGTGATCCCGCACGTACTGGTGCCGGATCAGCTCACCGCGCTGGCTCGTACGAGCGCGCCGAAGGTACTGGTGCTGAACCTGGCCCCCGAACTCGGTGAGACCACCGGATTCTCCGCCGAGCGCCATGTCCACGTACTCTCCCAACACGCACCGGATTTGGGAATCGACTACGTGTTGGTCGATTCCGCCTCGGTCCCGGAAGGCAGCAACCGCGAGCACGTGGCGCGGGCTGCGGCCCGGCTCGGTGCCGAGGTCGTCTACGTCGACGTTGCCGAAAACGGCACCCACGCACATCATTACGGCAAGCTTGCCGCGGCTCTCGGCTCCATCGTGTCGCCCACCGGCGGCACCGCACCGACTGCCGCACGCAGAGAGGGGATCACTTCGTGGCCATGA
- the ppc gene encoding phosphoenolpyruvate carboxylase codes for MSESSYESVGSPAFVPPTAQGRELTEPLREDIRYLGGILGEIIREHEGEDVFDLIEAARVESFAVRRSEIERDDSVGRYTDVEVAQAVPLIRAFSHFSLLANLAEDLHRERRRAIHLDRQDPPQDSSLDATWLKIDAAAPSREQVAAALTDALVAPVITAHPTETRRRTIFDVQSKITELMRRRDVAAAAVEGKAASAAKELAAIDVQIRRQVLTLWETALIRLSRLRIQDEIEVGLRYFESSLFDVMPALNADVRAALRARWPEDDLLPRPILRPGSWIGGDRDGNPNVTADVVHTATHQAGYVAFEHYLDELVALEKELSMSARLVDVTEELAALAGASAEPDDRRSDEPYRVAVVGIRARLTATAEAVLDAVPVSGIDLGAQKYDGPQDILDDLDIIDRALRADGDALIADDRLLRLRRSVETFGFHLQALDMRQNSETHEEVVAELLAWAGVHPDYVSLGEDERVSVLSRELATRRPLVGPNAQLSELATKELGIVRAAKEAIDHLGPDTIQNYIISMCQSVSDMLEAALLLKEAGIFDPGTDGSAPTSTVGVVPLFETIEDLQQGAATLLATLDVPIYRALVAGRGMNQEVMLGYSDSNKDGGYLAANWALYRAELDLLEASRKTGIRLRLFHGRGGTVGRGGGPSYDAILAQPPGVVQGSLRLTEQGEIIAAKYAEPSLARRNLESLVAGTLESTLLDVEGLGDGAEAAYDILDDLAAKARAAYGRLVHEEPGFVEYFRTSTPVAEVGELNIGSRPASRKPTNSVYDLRAIPWVMSWSQCRVMLPGWYGTGSAFEEWVGDDDSRLEVLTDLYRKWPFFQTVLSNLAQVMAKSDLGIAARYAELVPDADLRARIFGMIEAEHATTVRMYLKITGHSRLLEDNPSLERSVHNRFPYLEPLNQMQVEMLRRYRNGDDDERVKRGILLTMNGLATALRNSG; via the coding sequence ATGAGCGAATCCTCCTACGAGTCAGTCGGTTCCCCAGCCTTCGTCCCACCGACAGCTCAGGGTCGAGAGTTGACAGAGCCTCTCCGTGAGGACATCCGCTATCTCGGCGGTATCTTGGGCGAGATCATTCGCGAGCACGAGGGCGAAGACGTCTTCGACCTGATCGAGGCAGCGCGCGTCGAATCCTTCGCGGTACGCAGATCCGAGATCGAGCGTGACGATTCGGTCGGACGTTACACCGATGTGGAAGTGGCACAGGCAGTTCCACTCATTCGCGCGTTCAGTCACTTCTCGCTGCTGGCCAATCTCGCCGAGGACCTGCACCGCGAACGTCGCCGCGCGATTCACCTCGACCGCCAGGATCCGCCGCAGGACAGCAGCCTCGACGCCACCTGGCTCAAGATCGATGCCGCGGCACCGTCGCGCGAGCAGGTGGCAGCCGCTCTCACCGATGCGTTGGTCGCCCCGGTGATCACAGCGCACCCCACCGAGACACGTCGACGGACCATCTTCGACGTGCAATCGAAGATCACCGAGCTGATGCGTCGCCGCGATGTCGCCGCTGCGGCGGTCGAGGGCAAGGCCGCCAGCGCGGCCAAGGAACTGGCCGCCATCGACGTGCAGATCCGCAGGCAGGTACTGACCCTGTGGGAGACAGCTCTGATTCGGTTGTCGCGGTTGCGAATTCAGGACGAGATCGAGGTCGGCCTCCGTTACTTCGAGTCGTCTCTGTTCGACGTCATGCCTGCCCTCAATGCGGATGTGCGTGCCGCGCTGCGCGCACGGTGGCCCGAGGACGATCTACTGCCGCGCCCCATCCTTCGCCCCGGTTCCTGGATCGGCGGCGACCGCGACGGCAATCCGAACGTCACCGCCGACGTGGTGCACACTGCGACACATCAGGCGGGTTACGTAGCGTTCGAGCACTACCTGGACGAGCTGGTCGCGCTGGAGAAGGAACTGTCGATGTCCGCGCGCCTGGTGGATGTCACCGAGGAGCTCGCGGCTCTGGCCGGCGCATCGGCCGAACCGGACGACCGCCGATCGGACGAACCGTATCGGGTCGCGGTGGTCGGCATCCGGGCTCGGCTCACCGCCACCGCCGAGGCGGTGCTCGACGCCGTACCGGTCTCCGGCATCGACCTCGGAGCGCAGAAGTACGACGGCCCGCAGGACATCCTCGACGACCTCGACATCATCGACCGGGCACTTCGTGCGGACGGTGACGCGTTGATCGCCGACGATCGACTGCTCCGGCTTCGACGTTCGGTCGAGACGTTCGGATTCCATCTGCAGGCGTTGGACATGCGGCAGAACTCCGAGACCCACGAAGAGGTGGTCGCCGAGCTGCTGGCCTGGGCCGGTGTTCACCCCGACTACGTGTCCCTCGGCGAGGACGAGCGGGTGTCGGTGCTGTCGCGGGAACTCGCGACCAGGCGGCCGCTAGTCGGCCCCAACGCGCAGCTCAGTGAGCTCGCGACGAAGGAACTGGGCATCGTCAGGGCGGCCAAGGAGGCCATCGACCACCTGGGCCCCGACACCATCCAGAACTACATCATCAGCATGTGCCAGTCGGTCAGCGACATGCTCGAAGCGGCGTTGCTGCTCAAGGAGGCAGGCATCTTCGACCCCGGCACCGACGGTTCGGCACCGACCTCGACCGTCGGTGTCGTTCCGCTGTTCGAGACCATCGAGGACCTCCAGCAGGGCGCGGCGACTCTGCTGGCCACGCTCGACGTTCCGATCTACCGCGCGCTGGTCGCCGGTCGCGGCATGAACCAGGAAGTCATGCTCGGGTACTCCGACTCGAACAAGGACGGTGGATACCTCGCGGCCAACTGGGCGCTGTATCGCGCCGAGTTGGATCTACTCGAGGCATCGCGCAAGACGGGGATCCGGTTGCGGCTCTTCCACGGTCGCGGTGGCACGGTCGGCCGCGGCGGCGGTCCGAGCTACGACGCGATCCTGGCGCAGCCGCCCGGTGTGGTGCAGGGATCCCTGCGTCTGACCGAGCAGGGCGAGATCATTGCAGCGAAGTACGCGGAGCCGTCCTTGGCGCGACGAAACCTCGAGTCCCTGGTTGCCGGAACTCTCGAATCGACTCTGCTCGACGTCGAGGGCCTCGGGGACGGTGCCGAAGCCGCGTACGACATTCTGGACGATCTGGCCGCCAAGGCACGTGCAGCGTACGGCCGTCTGGTGCACGAGGAGCCAGGTTTCGTCGAGTACTTCCGAACGTCGACTCCCGTTGCCGAGGTAGGGGAGCTGAACATCGGCTCCCGTCCGGCATCGCGGAAGCCGACCAACTCGGTGTACGACCTGCGTGCCATTCCCTGGGTGATGTCGTGGAGTCAGTGCCGCGTGATGTTGCCCGGGTGGTACGGAACGGGATCGGCGTTCGAGGAGTGGGTCGGCGACGACGATTCCAGGCTCGAGGTGCTGACCGACCTCTACCGGAAGTGGCCGTTCTTCCAGACGGTTCTGTCCAACCTCGCGCAGGTCATGGCCAAGTCCGATCTGGGCATCGCGGCTCGCTACGCCGAGTTGGTTCCCGACGCCGATCTCCGGGCTCGGATCTTCGGCATGATCGAGGCCGAGCACGC
- a CDS encoding phosphoglycerate kinase, with protein MAVKTLQDLLDAGVEGRAVLVRSDFNVPLEDGTITDPGRIQASIPTLEALVEAGAKVIVTAHLGRPDGKPDAKYSLAPVAAKLGELLGRHVQLAGDVVGQDAEARAEGLTDGDVLLLENIRFDPRETSKDESERAALARELVALAGDDAAFVSDGFGVVHRKQASVYDVAQLLPHYAGTLVAAEVEVLAKLTEDAARPYAVVLGGSKVSDKLGVIEALAPKVDTLVIGGGMAFTFLAAQGYSVGNSLLQEDQIGVCKDLLERFGDVIHLPVDIVVGDKFAADAEAKTVKASEIPDGWMGLDIGPDSVSRFAVVLSNAKTVFWNGPAGVFEFDKFSAGTKGIAEAIIKATEKGAFSVVGGGDSAAAVRTLGLPDDGFSHISTGGGASLEYLEGKQLPGLSVLEA; from the coding sequence ATGGCTGTCAAGACACTGCAGGATCTGCTCGATGCCGGTGTCGAAGGCCGTGCCGTCCTCGTGCGATCGGACTTCAATGTCCCGCTCGAGGACGGCACGATCACCGATCCCGGCCGTATCCAGGCGTCGATCCCGACTCTCGAGGCTCTGGTCGAGGCCGGTGCCAAGGTCATCGTCACCGCGCATCTCGGTCGTCCCGACGGTAAGCCCGACGCGAAGTACAGCCTGGCTCCGGTCGCCGCGAAACTCGGCGAGCTGCTCGGACGCCATGTTCAGCTCGCGGGCGACGTCGTGGGTCAGGACGCCGAGGCTCGCGCCGAGGGTCTGACGGACGGCGACGTACTGCTGCTCGAGAACATTCGCTTCGATCCGCGCGAGACCAGCAAGGACGAGTCCGAGCGAGCTGCCCTGGCTCGCGAGCTGGTGGCTCTGGCCGGCGACGACGCGGCGTTCGTTTCCGACGGATTCGGCGTCGTGCACCGCAAGCAGGCGTCGGTCTACGACGTGGCGCAGCTGCTGCCCCATTACGCGGGCACCCTCGTCGCTGCCGAGGTCGAGGTGCTGGCCAAGCTCACCGAGGACGCTGCGCGTCCGTACGCGGTTGTGCTCGGCGGCTCCAAGGTCTCGGACAAGCTCGGCGTCATCGAGGCGTTGGCCCCCAAGGTCGACACCCTCGTGATCGGCGGCGGCATGGCGTTCACCTTCCTTGCCGCGCAGGGATATTCGGTCGGCAACTCGTTGCTGCAGGAGGATCAGATCGGGGTCTGCAAGGACCTGCTCGAGCGCTTCGGCGACGTGATCCACCTGCCCGTCGACATCGTCGTCGGAGACAAGTTCGCGGCGGACGCCGAGGCGAAGACCGTCAAGGCGTCCGAGATTCCGGACGGCTGGATGGGCCTGGACATCGGACCCGACTCGGTCAGTCGTTTCGCTGTCGTGCTCTCGAATGCGAAGACCGTCTTCTGGAACGGACCGGCAGGAGTGTTCGAGTTCGACAAGTTCTCGGCCGGCACCAAGGGCATCGCGGAAGCAATCATCAAAGCCACCGAAAAGGGCGCGTTCAGCGTCGTCGGTGGCGGAGACTCCGCGGCTGCGGTGCGCACCCTCGGACTGCCCGACGACGGCTTCTCGCACATCTCCACCGGCGGCGGTGCATCCCTCGAATACCTCGAAGGCAAGCAGCTCCCCGGCCTATCCGTCCTGGAGGCGTAA
- the tpiA gene encoding triose-phosphate isomerase: MARKPLIAGNWKMNLNHLEAISLVQKIAFSLPEKYFDKVDVTVIPPFTDIRSVQTLVEGDKVLLTYGAQDVSSEDKGAFTGEISGSMLAKLGCTFVVVGHSERRTLHNEDDAVVLAKTKAALKNGLTPIVCIGEGLNIREAGEHVAYNVAQLRGSLDGLSAEDISKVVIAYEPVWAIGTGRVASASDAQEVCGAIREELKSLSSGEVAAGVRVLYGGSVNAKNVGEIVGQPDVDGALVGGASLKADEFATLSAIAAGGPLP; the protein is encoded by the coding sequence ATGGCACGTAAGCCGCTCATCGCGGGCAACTGGAAGATGAACCTCAACCACCTCGAGGCCATCTCGCTGGTGCAGAAGATCGCATTCTCGTTGCCCGAGAAGTACTTCGACAAGGTCGATGTCACGGTGATCCCGCCGTTCACCGACATCCGGAGCGTCCAGACTCTGGTCGAGGGCGACAAGGTCCTGCTCACCTACGGTGCGCAGGACGTCTCGTCCGAGGACAAGGGTGCGTTCACCGGCGAGATCAGCGGATCGATGCTGGCCAAGCTGGGGTGCACCTTCGTCGTCGTCGGTCACTCCGAACGACGCACGTTGCACAACGAGGACGACGCCGTCGTGCTCGCCAAGACGAAGGCGGCGCTGAAGAACGGACTGACTCCGATCGTGTGCATCGGCGAGGGTCTGAACATCCGCGAGGCGGGCGAGCACGTGGCCTACAACGTCGCGCAGCTCCGCGGGTCACTCGACGGACTGTCGGCCGAGGACATCTCGAAGGTCGTCATCGCCTACGAGCCGGTGTGGGCGATCGGAACCGGCCGGGTCGCGTCCGCGTCGGACGCTCAGGAAGTGTGCGGCGCCATCCGCGAGGAGTTGAAGTCGCTCTCCTCGGGCGAGGTCGCCGCAGGCGTACGCGTGCTCTACGGCGGATCGGTCAACGCGAAGAACGTCGGCGAGATCGTCGGTCAGCCCGATGTCGACGGCGCACTGGTCGGTGGCGCTTCGCTCAAGGCCGACGAGTTCGCCACGTTGTCGGCCATCGCTGCAGGAGGACCCCTGCCCTGA
- the gap gene encoding type I glyceraldehyde-3-phosphate dehydrogenase: MTIRVGVNGFGRIGRNFFRAVDAQKALGTTDIEIVAVNDLTDNASLAHLLKYDSILGRLPHDVSLEGEDTIVVGGQKIKALSLREGPSALPWGDLGVDVVVESTGIFTDAAKAQGHIDAGAKKVIISAPAKGEDITIVMGVNDDKYDGSQNIISNASCTTNCLGPIAKVLDDEFGIVSGLMTTIHAYTQDQNLQDGPHSDLRRARAAALNVVPTGTGAAKAIGLVLPQLLGKLDGYALRVPIPTGSVTDLTALLKKSASADDINAAMKAAAEGPLKGILKYNTDPIVSSDIVTDPHSSIFDAPLTKVIDDQVKIVSWYDNEWGYSNRLADLIGLVGKSL, translated from the coding sequence GTGACGATCCGGGTAGGCGTCAACGGCTTCGGCCGCATCGGGCGTAACTTCTTCAGGGCTGTCGACGCGCAGAAGGCGCTCGGTACCACCGACATCGAAATCGTTGCTGTCAACGACCTGACCGACAACGCATCGCTCGCACACCTGCTCAAGTACGACTCGATCCTGGGCCGTTTGCCGCACGATGTCTCGCTCGAGGGCGAAGACACCATCGTCGTCGGTGGCCAGAAGATCAAGGCACTGTCGCTGCGCGAGGGCCCGTCCGCACTTCCGTGGGGTGACCTGGGTGTCGACGTCGTCGTCGAGTCCACCGGCATCTTCACCGACGCTGCGAAGGCCCAGGGTCACATCGACGCCGGTGCGAAGAAGGTCATCATCTCCGCGCCCGCCAAGGGCGAGGACATCACCATCGTGATGGGCGTCAACGACGACAAGTACGACGGCAGCCAGAACATCATCTCCAACGCGTCGTGCACCACCAACTGCCTCGGCCCCATCGCCAAGGTTCTCGACGACGAGTTCGGCATCGTCTCGGGACTGATGACCACGATCCACGCGTACACACAGGATCAGAACCTGCAGGACGGCCCGCACAGCGATCTGCGTCGCGCTCGCGCTGCGGCTCTGAACGTCGTGCCGACCGGCACCGGCGCAGCCAAGGCCATCGGCCTGGTGCTCCCGCAGCTGCTGGGCAAGCTCGACGGCTACGCGCTCCGGGTTCCGATCCCCACCGGCTCGGTCACCGACCTCACCGCGCTGCTGAAGAAGTCGGCCTCCGCCGACGACATCAACGCCGCGATGAAGGCAGCTGCCGAGGGACCGCTGAAGGGCATCCTGAAGTACAACACCGATCCCATCGTGTCCTCGGACATCGTCACCGACCCGCACTCGTCGATCTTCGACGCGCCGCTGACGAAGGTCATCGACGACCAGGTCAAGATCGTCTCCTGGTACGACAACGAGTGGGGCTACTCCAACCGCCTCGCCGACCTCATCGGTCTCGTCGGCAAGTCCCTCTGA
- the whiA gene encoding DNA-binding protein WhiA, translated as MAMTAEVKDELSRLTVSQVSCRKAEVSALLRFAGGLHIVAGRVVVEAEVDLGSIARRLRREIFELYGYSSDVHMLGAGGLRKTSRYVVRVAKDGEALARQTGLLDLRGRPVRGLPAQVVGGTVGDSEAAWRGAFLAHGSLTEPGRSSALEISCPGPEAALALVGAARRLGVAAKAREVRGTDRVVVRDGEAIGALLTRMGAQDTRLIWEERRMRREVRATANRLANFDDANLRRSARAAVAAAARVERALHILGDDVPDHLAAAGSLRVQHRQASLEELGQLADPPMTKDAVAGRIRRLLSMADRKAKETGIPDTESAVTAELLDEA; from the coding sequence GTGGCCATGACAGCGGAGGTCAAGGACGAGCTGAGCAGGCTGACCGTCAGCCAGGTCAGTTGCCGCAAGGCCGAGGTGTCCGCACTGCTGCGATTCGCCGGTGGACTGCACATCGTGGCGGGCCGGGTGGTGGTCGAAGCCGAGGTCGACCTCGGGTCCATTGCGAGACGGCTGCGGCGGGAGATCTTCGAGCTGTACGGCTACTCCTCCGACGTGCACATGCTCGGTGCAGGCGGGCTACGCAAGACCTCGCGGTACGTGGTCCGAGTGGCCAAGGACGGCGAAGCGCTGGCCCGCCAGACCGGCCTGCTGGATCTGCGGGGACGCCCGGTTCGCGGCCTCCCCGCACAGGTCGTCGGCGGCACGGTGGGGGATTCCGAGGCAGCATGGCGGGGCGCATTCCTGGCGCACGGCTCGCTCACCGAACCGGGCAGGTCCTCGGCCCTGGAGATCAGCTGCCCCGGACCGGAGGCGGCGCTCGCGCTCGTCGGAGCCGCCCGCCGCCTCGGAGTGGCCGCGAAGGCCCGTGAGGTCCGCGGCACCGATCGAGTGGTCGTCCGCGACGGCGAGGCCATCGGAGCCCTGCTCACCCGCATGGGAGCACAGGACACCCGGTTGATCTGGGAAGAACGACGCATGCGACGCGAGGTCAGAGCCACTGCGAACCGGCTCGCCAACTTCGACGACGCCAACCTGCGCCGCTCGGCCAGGGCCGCCGTCGCCGCCGCAGCGAGAGTCGAGCGCGCCCTGCACATCCTCGGCGACGACGTGCCGGACCATCTGGCCGCAGCGGGATCGCTCCGAGTCCAGCATCGGCAGGCGTCACTCGAGGAACTGGGCCAGTTGGCCGACCCTCCGATGACCAAGGACGCCGTGGCCGGCCGAATTCGACGCCTGCTGTCCATGGCCGATCGCAAGGCCAAGGAAACCGGAATTCCCGACACCGAGTCCGCGGTCACCGCCGAGCTGCTCGACGAGGCGTGA
- the secG gene encoding preprotein translocase subunit SecG: MDLFLDILLVITSLALILLILLHRGKGGGLSSLFGGGVQSSLSGSTVVEKNLDRLTVFTGIIWLIAILGIGLEIKYT, translated from the coding sequence ATGGATCTGTTTCTGGATATTCTGCTGGTCATCACCAGCCTGGCACTGATCTTGCTGATCCTGCTGCATCGCGGCAAGGGCGGCGGATTGTCCAGCCTGTTCGGTGGCGGAGTGCAGTCCAGCCTCTCCGGTTCGACCGTCGTCGAGAAGAATCTCGATCGCCTCACGGTCTTCACCGGCATCATCTGGCTCATCGCCATCCTCGGTATCGGTCTGGAGATCAAGTACACCTGA
- the rapZ gene encoding RNase adapter RapZ, giving the protein MSEHQTQRHPPSEDHLEQPSAGESRHDEIEVALVTGVSGAGLRTAAKILEDLGWYVADNLPPELISKMVDLGRESKPRIERLALVMDVRSRLFTGDLGWVVKELDSKGVRNRVLFLDASDAVLIRRFESNRRSHPLQNDGQDGTLTEGITAERLRLAQVKAAADLTVDTTSLSVHQLRRKIETVFGESDTTGVGVTVQSFGFKYGLPMDADLVCDVRFLPNPHWVPELREHTGQDADVRDYVLGQDGARDYLQTYTHLLNLTIEGYVREGKRYMTVAVGCTGGKHRSVAMTEALAAILADQGDVSVRVLHRDLGRE; this is encoded by the coding sequence GTGAGCGAACACCAGACACAGAGACACCCACCGTCCGAAGACCATCTCGAACAGCCCTCCGCGGGGGAGTCGCGGCACGACGAGATCGAAGTGGCGTTGGTCACCGGGGTTTCCGGAGCAGGATTGCGCACGGCGGCCAAGATTCTCGAGGATCTCGGCTGGTACGTCGCCGACAACCTACCGCCGGAGCTCATCTCCAAGATGGTCGATCTCGGCCGCGAGTCCAAGCCCAGAATCGAGCGACTGGCGCTGGTGATGGACGTTCGAAGTCGCCTGTTCACCGGCGATCTGGGCTGGGTGGTCAAAGAACTCGATTCCAAGGGCGTGCGCAACAGAGTGCTCTTCCTCGACGCGTCCGACGCCGTGCTGATCCGTCGATTCGAGTCCAACCGGCGCAGCCATCCTCTGCAGAACGACGGTCAGGACGGAACCTTGACCGAGGGCATCACCGCCGAACGGTTGCGACTCGCCCAGGTCAAGGCGGCCGCGGATCTGACCGTGGACACCACATCCCTGTCGGTGCATCAATTGCGGCGCAAGATCGAGACGGTGTTCGGCGAGTCCGACACCACCGGCGTCGGGGTCACCGTGCAGTCGTTCGGCTTCAAGTACGGCCTGCCGATGGACGCCGACCTGGTCTGCGACGTTCGCTTTCTGCCCAATCCCCATTGGGTTCCGGAGCTGCGCGAACACACCGGCCAGGACGCGGACGTCCGGGATTACGTGCTGGGGCAGGACGGGGCACGCGACTACCTGCAGACGTACACGCATCTGCTGAATCTGACGATCGAGGGATACGTGCGGGAAGGCAAGAGATACATGACGGTGGCTGTGGGCTGCACCGGAGGGAAACATCGGAGTGTTGCGATGACCGAGGCACTGGCCGCGATTCTCGCCGATCAGGGTGATGTGTCGGTGCGGGTGCTGCATCGGGATCTGGGTCGCGAATGA